TGtccctattttttttaattttttatgaggGTTTAATATTTAGCGGTTCCAGTTAGCAAGAtttggtttatttatttaaaaaaaaaaagaaaaaaaaaacgaatttTTATGTAGCTATTCTTCCTATGGCTTTGGTTGATAATTTTACAGCAACTCACTCCATGTGCTTTTGATACAGATCGTGTGTTTGAAAATTGTGCTTCTAAGTGATCAATCTAATGTAATAATGGAACCCGTTTGCTTTAATATGGGAGAATCttgatatatagatatatataatctatttgatattaaattgaatattgtTATTCATTGATGATAAGGTGTGATGGACCCATTAAATAATTCTGGATATTGAAATTTGATgattgatatttaatttaatgtttCTTGATAATGTGTAATTGCAATTTCCATTTTGTTGTTGTAATGCTAAATTGATAATTTGGTTTGTCTATTATTGAAATCAATAACTAGTAACTTTTCCTAAGTTATATGGCCAATTAGATCTTCTATTAATGATTTGCTGATTTTATATTGTAGGACCTGCTGCTGTGAAATCCATGGAGCCAAGTGGACAGGTTGAGAAATCTGctaagagaaagaggaagaaccAGTTTCGGGGAATCCGTCAGCGTCCATGGGGGAAATGGGCGGCTGAGATCCGCGACCCGAGAAAGGGTGTTCGTGTCTGGCTTGGGACATTCAGCACTGCTGAAGAAGCCGCAAGGGCTTATGATGCTGAAGCAAGGAGGATCCGTGGCAAGAAAGCCAAGGTGAACTTCCCCGAGGAGGTTCCGGCCGCGTCCTCAAAGAGGTTCAAGCCACATCCCGAAATGCAGCTCCCTAAGGAGAAAATGAACTGTGCTAAGCCCAAACTGAACAACCAGATGTTTGACTTTGGTAACGAACTCGGGGACTTCTACTCTCAGTTGGATCAGGTGGAACAGAAGCCTCTGATTAACCAATATGCTAACATGGAGTCATTCCCCGGAAATGGACTTTTAAATGCATCTGATGATGTGGCTGCTTATTTCACTTCGGAACACTCGAGCAATTCATTTGAGTATTCCGACCTTTCATGGGGCGAGCAGGGCCCGAAGACTCCCGAGATATCATCCATGCTCTCGGCTCCCGTCGAAGTGCAGGGTGTGGCTAAGCAAGAGAAGAACATGGTGCAGCCTAACAACACTCAAGATGACTCTGCAAAGACACTATCCGAGGAGCTTGCAGATATGGAATCACAGCTGAAGTTCTTCGACACTCCTTACCTCGATGCAAGCTGGAACGATACTTCATTGGAATCCTTCCTTGGTGTGGACTCAACACAGGATGTTGGAAACCCAATGAACCTTTGGAGCTTCGATGACCTCCCTTCCGTGGGAGGCGGAGTCTTCTAAGAAACCTAACTCATCGATCTCCCCCGGTTTATGTAAATAAGGCGACAGGTGAATAATTTTTATTCGGCTTCCGTGTTGTGGAAGTTTCACCCTTTCATGTTCTCATCATCTAAGTgttaattattttgtgttttggaTTCAGGAATATATGATAGTTTGAGTTGGTGATGAAGTTGGAAGAAGCAACCGGCTCAAGTGTGTGGAATTGAGTATCTTGTGGCTATAATATGCAGTATAGgacttttatatttatatgtaatttAGGTTACTTTTTTCTATCTTATCAAAAAACCTTATGTTTGGGAGATTTTCAAGTTTAATGTTCATATGGATTTCATATATTTCATATATGATATGTGATGATACAATCTTGACTGATATAAATTGTTTGATTAATTTGTTTGGATTATATATGGCTCTTGGTTTTCACCCTTAAATTTTGGTGGGTTTTTTCCTATTTCATTGGATGGTTTTGCCTTGTGCTTTTAGTAATCTCTCTAGATTCATTGATGTGTAGAATCTTGTGTTTTTGAAGCCAAATGATTTGGATTGCATCTTTTTGCTTTGTTGAAGAGTTTAGATATCATTctccatttaaaaaaaaaaaaaaatttaaaattgaagttTAGAAGGATTTGTAACAAATATTTTGCcccctttttttcattttttttttctacaaaataTGTTCCAAATAATACCTTCTTACATGAGTATTAAATATATGTGGGTTTTGTTTTACACTCTCATGTGAGAAGCATATTAGGCATGTCTAgaagttatttttatttgaaattaatggttgaaacttgaaaattaataatttagttattaattttatatgaaaaatagtTGAAAATATGTAAATTTGTATCTACTGCAAATTTTTATCTTAGAAGTTCACGggttatttttacttttttattttttattattttaacttgaCATTTTCGTAAAAGTGATGTGAACATGATAGGTTTGAAATAAGGGATATTTTACTATAcagattaaaattatataaaaaatataaatctttttataattatttttattattttattattgttcaaaatgtagttttaattttttttattcttttttatttcataagaagaaaaatttataaacttaCATTTTTGCTATATAATTAATcttgaaataaatataaaaggatCCGTGTATGTTTTCACTCTTGTTTAGTGAATGTGTAGAATTTCTTTTTGG
This sequence is a window from Arachis duranensis cultivar V14167 chromosome 2, aradu.V14167.gnm2.J7QH, whole genome shotgun sequence. Protein-coding genes within it:
- the LOC107473198 gene encoding ethylene-responsive transcription factor RAP2-12, producing the protein MCGGAIISDFIPGGSAAAASRSRRVTADILWPNLRKPVSKSGKRRGGAGAGVVAVDDDFEADFREFKDDSDIDEDEDYDVDDVVGGGSVKGFGSFGSTKTAKPQLKARGPAAVKSMEPSGQVEKSAKRKRKNQFRGIRQRPWGKWAAEIRDPRKGVRVWLGTFSTAEEAARAYDAEARRIRGKKAKVNFPEEVPAASSKRFKPHPEMQLPKEKMNCAKPKLNNQMFDFGNELGDFYSQLDQVEQKPLINQYANMESFPGNGLLNASDDVAAYFTSEHSSNSFEYSDLSWGEQGPKTPEISSMLSAPVEVQGVAKQEKNMVQPNNTQDDSAKTLSEELADMESQLKFFDTPYLDASWNDTSLESFLGVDSTQDVGNPMNLWSFDDLPSVGGGVF